The Streptomyces sp. HUAS CB01 genome has a segment encoding these proteins:
- a CDS encoding CBS domain-containing protein: MEADPLLVGDVMDASAASVSRDSPFMAIARTLTDAGVGSLPVTDPEGRVMGVVSESDLLAKAAVEATGHRPGVTGALARRRLNESARAYTAEDLMTAPAITVFPESTVAEAAWLAALSRLKRVPVTDREGHLVGVVRRNTLLASLVRDDEGIREEIESRILTEEFPGTRPAIEIVVRNGTVDVWGRMEPADARRLLDRIEGIADVTAVVDHLTAA, translated from the coding sequence GTGGAAGCCGATCCGCTGCTGGTCGGGGACGTCATGGACGCCTCTGCCGCATCGGTCTCAAGGGATTCCCCCTTCATGGCCATTGCTCGAACCCTCACCGATGCCGGAGTGGGATCGCTGCCCGTGACGGACCCGGAGGGCCGGGTGATGGGTGTGGTGTCGGAATCGGACCTGCTGGCCAAGGCGGCGGTTGAGGCGACCGGGCATCGGCCCGGCGTGACGGGTGCGCTCGCCCGTCGACGCCTCAACGAGAGCGCCCGTGCGTACACGGCGGAGGACCTGATGACCGCTCCTGCCATCACGGTGTTCCCGGAGTCCACCGTCGCCGAGGCGGCGTGGCTCGCAGCGCTCTCCCGGCTGAAGAGGGTGCCTGTCACGGACAGGGAGGGGCACCTCGTCGGTGTCGTGCGCAGGAACACTCTTCTTGCGTCGCTCGTGAGGGACGACGAGGGGATCCGTGAAGAGATCGAATCCAGGATTCTCACGGAGGAGTTTCCCGGTACCAGGCCGGCGATCGAGATCGTGGTTCGCAACGGGACGGTGGACGTGTGGGGACGGATGGAGCCGGCCGACGCCCGGCGGTTGCTCGACCGGATCGAAGGCATCGCCGACGTCACCGCGGTCGTCGATCACCTGACGGCTGCCTGA
- a CDS encoding YciI family protein: MTRYLISFDDGAMTFPEEELPEVVEASHEVVREAQDAGVWVFGGGLERQQASVVATDGTVTHGPYPETKAVLGGFAVVDVPSREAALEWAAKIAAACRCAQEVREIMPDPTV; encoded by the coding sequence GTGACGCGGTATCTGATCTCGTTCGATGACGGCGCGATGACCTTCCCCGAGGAGGAGTTGCCCGAGGTGGTTGAGGCCTCGCACGAGGTGGTGCGCGAGGCTCAGGACGCCGGTGTGTGGGTCTTCGGTGGTGGACTGGAAAGGCAGCAGGCGAGCGTCGTGGCCACCGACGGGACCGTCACCCATGGACCGTACCCGGAGACCAAGGCGGTGCTCGGCGGGTTCGCGGTCGTCGATGTGCCCTCACGCGAGGCCGCGCTGGAGTGGGCTGCCAAGATCGCTGCCGCGTGCCGCTGTGCGCAAGAGGTCCGGGAGATCATGCCCGACCCGACCGTCTGA
- a CDS encoding TetR family transcriptional regulator encodes MTGPATPPEGLRARKKAQTRSTIQAEALRLFLSQGYETTTVDQIARAAGVSSMTFFRYFPTKESVVESDDYDPLIVRLIERRPPGEHPLTALHQALAEGLAAVYTTDKEALLVRTRLILRTPALRARLWENQHATERMLTTALAARSGGEPDLPLRVYASAALAALTTTLAVWVDGDGEGHLPALVDEAFLALRP; translated from the coding sequence ATGACCGGCCCGGCAACACCACCCGAGGGCCTGCGCGCACGCAAGAAGGCACAAACGCGCAGCACGATCCAGGCGGAGGCCCTGCGCCTGTTCCTGAGCCAGGGATACGAGACCACCACCGTCGACCAGATCGCCCGTGCCGCCGGCGTGTCGAGCATGACGTTCTTCCGCTACTTCCCCACCAAGGAGTCCGTCGTCGAATCGGACGACTACGACCCCCTCATCGTCCGGCTCATCGAGCGGCGACCGCCCGGGGAGCACCCTCTGACCGCTCTCCACCAAGCTCTCGCAGAAGGCCTGGCCGCCGTCTACACCACCGACAAGGAGGCACTCCTCGTCCGCACCCGTCTCATCCTGAGGACTCCGGCGCTGCGCGCCCGCCTCTGGGAGAACCAGCACGCGACGGAACGGATGCTGACGACCGCCCTCGCAGCCCGCTCCGGTGGGGAACCCGACCTCCCCCTCAGGGTCTACGCCTCCGCCGCCCTCGCCGCGCTCACCACCACGCTGGCCGTCTGGGTGGACGGAGACGGCGAAGGCCACCTGCCCGCCCTCGTCGACGAGGCCTTCCTGGCTCTGCGCCCGTAG
- a CDS encoding CBS domain-containing protein — MRHSKIGSLMVRNVVAVAPESSFKQIAGLLDEHRISGVPVVDSERRVIGVVSETDLVLRRPGLAPEWEAAPGAQTELVAGSPDSDGPAPTAADLMSAPAVTVDVEETVAGAARTMAAHRVERLPVVDRERRLMGMVTRRDLLQVFLRPDAEIREEIVEDLFERTLWLPPGKLTVRVVEGVVTLDGQLERLSDVLVAVRLVRQTDGVVTVIDRLRHDFDDTPVGRATGPAGEARRRKAVGERSP, encoded by the coding sequence ATGAGGCACAGCAAGATCGGCAGTCTCATGGTGCGGAACGTGGTCGCGGTGGCGCCCGAGTCGTCCTTCAAGCAGATCGCCGGACTGCTCGATGAGCACCGGATCAGTGGCGTTCCGGTCGTGGATTCCGAGCGCCGGGTGATCGGGGTGGTCTCCGAGACCGATCTGGTCCTGCGCCGGCCAGGTCTCGCGCCGGAGTGGGAGGCCGCCCCGGGTGCGCAGACGGAACTCGTCGCGGGCTCCCCGGACAGCGACGGGCCCGCGCCGACCGCGGCGGACCTGATGTCCGCGCCCGCCGTCACCGTCGACGTCGAGGAAACCGTTGCGGGGGCGGCACGCACCATGGCCGCCCATCGCGTGGAACGCCTGCCCGTTGTCGACCGCGAGCGACGTCTGATGGGAATGGTGACCCGGCGCGATCTCCTGCAGGTGTTCCTTCGACCGGATGCCGAGATCCGGGAGGAGATCGTCGAGGATCTCTTCGAGCGCACACTGTGGTTGCCGCCGGGGAAGCTCACGGTCCGCGTGGTCGAGGGAGTGGTGACCCTCGATGGGCAGCTGGAGCGGCTCAGCGACGTTCTGGTCGCCGTCCGACTGGTCCGGCAGACGGACGGAGTCGTCACCGTCATCGACAGGTTGCGTCACGACTTCGACGACACGCCTGTGGGCCGCGCAACCGGTCCGGCAGGAGAGGCCCGGCGCCGGAAGGCAGTCGGGGAGCGCTCCCCCTGA
- a CDS encoding FAD-dependent oxidoreductase, which translates to MSSVVIVGAGPTGLALACGLAASGVPVRIVEKRDRPATTSRALGLQPRGAEVLDRLGALADLPERSVRISRVVTHVDGRQMASLQVGRPTKLVTRPGLLMSQTEVEAALRQRLSALGVEVEWGKELLSVTQDASGVTLTFPGEELRSAWLVGCDGAHSLVRKEAGIDFPGVSVIENFLLADVQADLPLPSDTVSVWLRADSMLGAFPLPGDHVWRLMAPARPDATSPGAEGTVDELTRQLRHHAGLDPSVVGRVLWSSTFRIHRRLASTYRRGRILLAGDAAHIHSPFGGQGMNTGLGDAENLAWKLAMVLHDAAPGALLDTYEAERRPIAREVLASTSSLTRMVVGDTPLARAARDRVFIPLMNRPLVQRLIWEQSSQLKIHYRRGPLGVRLTERWPLGIPQAGDRVPDVPCTRADGSSTRLHAELGARWALLVPPLGDGEAHRAVAERHLGPDTPLTPLTPSTAPCRHVTLVRPDGHVAWRGTSTASLDTWLSTRLGTTMHHTPENEDT; encoded by the coding sequence ATGTCCTCCGTGGTGATCGTCGGGGCCGGGCCAACGGGCCTGGCCCTGGCCTGCGGGCTCGCGGCTTCGGGTGTCCCGGTCCGGATCGTGGAGAAACGCGACAGGCCCGCGACCACCTCGCGGGCACTCGGCCTCCAGCCGCGCGGAGCCGAGGTGCTGGACCGGCTCGGCGCCCTGGCCGATCTGCCCGAACGTTCCGTACGCATCTCCCGGGTGGTCACCCACGTGGACGGCAGGCAGATGGCCAGCCTGCAGGTCGGTCGGCCCACGAAACTGGTGACGCGGCCCGGCCTGCTCATGTCCCAGACAGAGGTCGAAGCAGCCCTGCGACAGCGGCTGAGTGCGCTGGGGGTCGAGGTCGAGTGGGGCAAGGAACTGCTCTCCGTCACCCAGGACGCTTCCGGTGTGACGCTGACGTTCCCGGGGGAAGAGCTCCGGTCGGCCTGGCTGGTCGGATGCGACGGCGCCCACAGCCTCGTGCGCAAGGAGGCGGGAATCGACTTCCCCGGCGTCTCCGTCATCGAGAACTTCCTGCTGGCGGACGTGCAGGCCGATCTGCCCCTACCGTCCGACACGGTGTCCGTGTGGCTCCGGGCGGACAGCATGCTCGGCGCCTTCCCCCTGCCGGGCGACCACGTCTGGCGCCTCATGGCCCCAGCGCGCCCGGACGCCACGAGTCCCGGAGCCGAGGGCACGGTCGACGAACTCACGCGGCAACTCCGGCATCACGCCGGCCTCGACCCCTCGGTCGTGGGAAGAGTGCTCTGGTCCTCGACGTTCCGCATCCATCGCCGTCTGGCCTCCACCTACCGGCGCGGCCGGATCCTGCTCGCCGGCGACGCCGCCCACATTCACAGTCCGTTCGGGGGCCAGGGAATGAACACCGGGCTCGGAGACGCGGAGAACCTCGCCTGGAAGCTGGCCATGGTCCTGCACGACGCGGCACCCGGCGCCCTGCTGGACACGTACGAAGCCGAACGCCGGCCCATCGCCCGGGAGGTGCTGGCCTCGACGAGTTCCCTCACCCGCATGGTGGTCGGTGACACCCCCCTGGCCCGGGCCGCACGCGACCGTGTGTTCATACCGCTGATGAACCGGCCGCTGGTGCAGAGGCTCATCTGGGAGCAGTCGTCACAGCTGAAGATCCACTACCGTCGCGGTCCCCTGGGCGTCCGGCTCACAGAGCGGTGGCCTCTCGGCATTCCGCAGGCCGGTGACCGGGTGCCCGACGTGCCGTGCACGCGCGCTGACGGCTCCTCCACCCGCCTCCACGCCGAACTCGGAGCCCGCTGGGCGCTTCTGGTTCCCCCACTCGGCGACGGGGAGGCGCACCGTGCGGTGGCCGAGCGCCACCTCGGGCCGGACACCCCCCTCACTCCCCTGACGCCCTCCACAGCGCCGTGCCGTCACGTCACACTGGTGAGGCCCGACGGGCACGTGGCCTGGCGGGGCACCTCCACGGCCTCGCTCGACACCTGGTTGAGCACCAGGCTGGGCACCACGATGCACCACACCCCGGAGAACGAGGACACATGA
- a CDS encoding Rv1733c family protein: MRLPILLCLITGSLRRRPERPVSRHPQRQPATPTRDRADGAVPKGREARRGGGRRGVVPAEASSSCSSWADRPLGEGRSPPTRTGAHHRGWRQRDIEPEGIACCRLRAVHDGRPVMTNELSEPRPHGAAGNTLWRHLVRAAGRDARPLVRPADRAHSRLMVEGALAVLVALVLAVAAVRATWTSEHRRVLDEERHQVRATTVTEAVTSASDTRSGVPDAALADATWSRPGSGAHRGVVEVPLGTAAGSVVLIWVDEHGRVVPKPPTDADMAMASALAGVSVFTVLAGAAAAVTGFRDRRLEGRTLEAWEAEWAAVEPRWSGRRGE, from the coding sequence ATGAGACTGCCGATCTTGCTGTGCCTCATCACGGGCTCCCTTCGGCGCCGTCCGGAGCGCCCCGTCTCCCGGCACCCCCAGCGTCAGCCGGCGACCCCCACCCGGGATAGGGCTGATGGGGCCGTGCCCAAGGGCCGAGAGGCCCGCCGCGGGGGCGGGAGGCGGGGCGTGGTGCCCGCCGAGGCCTCTTCATCCTGTTCATCCTGGGCCGACCGGCCCCTGGGAGAGGGAAGGTCGCCCCCTACGCGCACGGGAGCACACCACCGAGGGTGGAGGCAGCGCGACATCGAGCCGGAGGGCATTGCCTGCTGCCGGCTCCGGGCGGTCCACGACGGGAGGCCCGTCATGACGAACGAACTCTCCGAGCCGAGGCCCCACGGCGCGGCAGGGAACACTCTGTGGAGGCACCTGGTCCGTGCGGCAGGCAGGGACGCGAGGCCCTTGGTCCGCCCGGCGGACCGGGCCCACAGCCGCCTGATGGTGGAAGGGGCCCTCGCCGTGCTCGTAGCGCTGGTGCTGGCGGTGGCGGCCGTCCGGGCCACGTGGACCAGCGAGCACCGCCGCGTGCTCGACGAAGAGCGGCACCAGGTGAGGGCGACCACGGTGACCGAGGCCGTGACGAGCGCGAGTGACACCCGCTCCGGGGTGCCGGATGCGGCACTGGCCGACGCGACCTGGAGCCGGCCGGGGAGCGGCGCGCACCGGGGCGTCGTCGAGGTGCCGCTCGGCACCGCGGCCGGAAGCGTGGTCCTGATCTGGGTCGACGAACACGGGCGTGTTGTCCCGAAGCCTCCTACGGACGCCGACATGGCCATGGCCTCGGCACTCGCGGGCGTGTCGGTGTTCACCGTGCTCGCCGGTGCAGCCGCGGCCGTGACCGGCTTCCGTGACCGTCGGCTCGAGGGTCGGACGCTGGAGGCGTGGGAGGCCGAGTGGGCGGCCGTCGAACCACGATGGTCCGGCCGTCGGGGAGAGTGA
- a CDS encoding potassium channel family protein has protein sequence MLGFLFTAPWETRMGWLVSLLGAGMVMMALRDVFHTLWHPTRHGGLSRHVMAGLWRLSQRFPLRRQAAGLAGPIAMVAVVVMWAGGVVVGWALIYWPHMPDAFSFTAGLEPGAHDGPVDALYVSLVTVATLGLGDIAPAEPWLRIVAPLEALVGFVLLTATVSWILEIYPALTRRRAVALRLSQLQRNDPAPEQLDSALGAGILDGLAIRLAEISADLLQYSESYYFHEGHDQTSLAASIRYAADLAERGRGAQCAEVRLSAALLTSALEDLAAVLDQRFLHDGGTTRDIFRAYAEDHGRNRF, from the coding sequence ATGCTGGGATTCCTGTTCACCGCGCCCTGGGAGACGCGTATGGGCTGGCTGGTCTCACTGCTCGGAGCGGGGATGGTCATGATGGCCCTGCGGGACGTGTTCCACACCCTGTGGCACCCGACGCGTCACGGCGGTCTCAGCCGGCACGTCATGGCGGGGCTGTGGAGGCTGTCCCAGCGTTTTCCCTTGCGGAGGCAGGCGGCGGGCCTCGCAGGGCCGATCGCGATGGTGGCCGTGGTGGTCATGTGGGCGGGCGGGGTGGTCGTCGGCTGGGCCCTGATCTACTGGCCCCATATGCCGGACGCCTTCTCCTTCACCGCCGGCCTGGAGCCCGGTGCTCACGACGGGCCGGTGGACGCGCTCTACGTCTCGCTGGTCACCGTGGCGACTCTCGGCCTCGGCGACATCGCGCCCGCTGAGCCCTGGCTGCGGATCGTCGCCCCGCTCGAGGCCCTTGTGGGCTTCGTCCTCCTGACCGCCACGGTCTCCTGGATCCTGGAGATCTACCCTGCGTTGACGCGCCGACGAGCTGTGGCCCTGCGGCTGTCCCAGCTGCAACGCAACGACCCGGCACCGGAGCAGCTGGACTCGGCGCTGGGAGCGGGCATCCTGGACGGCCTCGCCATTCGTCTCGCGGAGATTTCCGCCGACCTGCTGCAGTACTCCGAGTCCTACTACTTCCACGAGGGGCACGACCAGACCTCCCTCGCAGCGAGCATCCGGTACGCCGCCGATCTGGCAGAGCGCGGCCGTGGCGCCCAGTGCGCGGAGGTGCGCCTTTCCGCCGCTCTCCTCACCAGCGCCCTCGAGGATCTCGCGGCGGTCCTGGACCAGCGTTTCCTGCACGACGGGGGCACGACCCGCGACATCTTCCGGGCCTATGCGGAGGATCACGGCAGAAACCGCTTTTGA
- the nhaA gene encoding Na+/H+ antiporter NhaA: MSDAPRQRTTFLGLLPLPERNAVAEALRTETIGGLVLLAAAVVALAWANTPWSDVYEQIRDFHFGIPALGLDLSVGHWTSDGLLAVFFLVAGIELKRELVVGELRTPATAALPVIAALCGMVVPAALYAAVATSGGGSLNGWAVPMATDIAFALAVLAVLSTHLPSALRAFLLTLAVVDDLGAILIIAVFFTSDLNFLALGGAFAGLLVFYVLQRLRVRGWWWYAPLGVAIWALMYNGGVHATVAGVAMGLILRTTRDKGEDASPAERASHLLHPVSAGVAVPLFALFAAGVGVSGAALGEVFTRPEPLGVVLGLVVGKTLGIFAGTYLAARFTRARLNPDLAWADVLALAVLAGIGFTVALLIGELAFPDPAQAEHIKAAVLVGSLIAAGLAALLIRRRNGIYRRLYEEETRDDDADGIPDIYQRAGSGPEGAGTVG, from the coding sequence ATGTCAGACGCCCCGCGTCAGCGCACCACGTTCCTCGGTCTGCTCCCGCTCCCCGAGCGCAACGCCGTGGCCGAGGCCCTGCGCACCGAGACCATCGGCGGACTGGTGCTGCTCGCCGCGGCAGTCGTCGCCCTCGCCTGGGCGAACACCCCGTGGAGCGACGTCTACGAGCAGATACGCGACTTCCACTTCGGCATCCCCGCCCTCGGCCTCGACCTCTCCGTCGGGCACTGGACCTCCGACGGACTGCTCGCGGTCTTCTTCCTGGTCGCCGGGATCGAACTCAAACGAGAGCTCGTCGTCGGTGAACTGCGCACCCCCGCCACCGCCGCACTACCGGTCATCGCGGCGCTCTGCGGCATGGTCGTGCCCGCCGCGCTGTACGCGGCCGTCGCCACGTCCGGCGGGGGTTCGCTCAACGGCTGGGCCGTGCCGATGGCCACCGACATCGCCTTCGCACTCGCGGTCCTGGCCGTCCTCAGCACCCATCTGCCGTCGGCACTCCGCGCGTTCCTCCTCACCCTCGCCGTCGTCGACGACCTCGGCGCGATCCTCATCATCGCGGTCTTCTTCACCAGCGATCTCAACTTCCTGGCCCTGGGGGGAGCCTTCGCCGGGCTGCTCGTCTTCTACGTGCTCCAGCGCCTGCGGGTGCGGGGCTGGTGGTGGTACGCGCCGCTCGGCGTCGCCATCTGGGCGCTGATGTACAACGGCGGGGTCCACGCCACGGTGGCAGGCGTCGCCATGGGCCTGATCCTGCGCACCACCCGAGACAAGGGCGAGGACGCGTCCCCCGCCGAGCGCGCCTCGCATCTGCTGCACCCGGTCTCGGCAGGAGTGGCGGTGCCTCTGTTCGCCCTGTTCGCCGCCGGTGTCGGAGTCTCCGGAGCCGCCCTGGGAGAGGTCTTCACCCGACCCGAGCCACTCGGGGTGGTGCTGGGCCTGGTCGTCGGCAAGACCCTGGGAATCTTCGCAGGCACGTACCTGGCAGCACGCTTCACCCGCGCCCGGCTGAACCCGGACCTGGCGTGGGCTGACGTCCTCGCGCTCGCCGTACTGGCCGGGATCGGTTTCACCGTCGCCCTCCTGATCGGCGAGTTGGCCTTCCCGGACCCGGCCCAGGCCGAGCACATCAAGGCGGCGGTCCTCGTCGGATCACTGATCGCGGCGGGCCTCGCCGCCCTGCTGATCAGACGCCGCAACGGCATCTACCGGCGCCTGTACGAGGAGGAGACACGCGACGACGACGCCGACGGCATCCCCGACATCTACCAGCGAGCCGGTTCGGGCCCCGAGGGCGCCGGAACCGTCGGGTGA
- a CDS encoding PucR family transcriptional regulator: protein MSEPETPEKYLKGYTQALTSACATGRRLTRDELDSLRGQGERAAETGIGLRALIRAHLAAAQAVRRTLAPPAAEYLLAAVEQAVDAFVEGHERAQRLAVRQEEAARREFIDDLLYGRSDLGRLAERAERFGLLLSRAHAVAVAQGSGPYDDGHRVTRSVETALVSRFGDRRILLTTKDGRLICIAPGDQSDVLDFFAKHAGAVTGGGRVALGRAHPGAGGVVHSYEEALNALELAGRMGLEEPVLHASDLLVYPVLTRDRQAMADLVRTVLGPLKGARGGAQPLIETLTVYFDTGCVSAEAARRLSLSVRALTYRLERIHKLTGADPADPVHRYTLQTAVIGARLLDWPNQEV, encoded by the coding sequence ATGAGCGAGCCGGAAACGCCGGAGAAGTACCTGAAGGGGTACACCCAGGCCCTGACGAGTGCCTGCGCCACCGGTCGGCGGCTCACCCGCGACGAGCTGGATTCACTGCGGGGCCAGGGGGAACGGGCGGCGGAGACGGGCATCGGACTGCGTGCTCTGATCCGGGCCCACCTTGCCGCCGCGCAGGCCGTGCGCCGCACACTGGCGCCCCCTGCGGCCGAGTACCTCCTCGCCGCCGTCGAACAGGCCGTGGACGCCTTCGTCGAGGGCCATGAGCGAGCACAGCGCCTCGCGGTACGCCAGGAAGAGGCGGCGCGCCGGGAGTTCATCGACGACCTCCTCTACGGGCGCAGCGATCTGGGCCGTCTCGCCGAACGTGCCGAACGGTTCGGACTCCTCCTCTCCCGGGCCCACGCGGTCGCCGTGGCGCAGGGCAGCGGCCCGTACGACGACGGTCACCGCGTCACCCGTAGCGTGGAGACCGCCCTGGTCAGCCGTTTCGGAGACCGTCGCATCCTGCTCACCACGAAGGACGGACGGCTGATCTGCATCGCGCCGGGCGACCAGTCCGACGTGCTCGACTTCTTCGCCAAGCACGCCGGTGCGGTCACGGGCGGCGGCCGGGTGGCCCTCGGACGTGCCCACCCCGGTGCGGGTGGAGTCGTCCACTCCTACGAGGAGGCTCTCAACGCACTCGAACTGGCCGGCCGCATGGGTCTGGAGGAACCCGTGCTGCATGCGTCGGATCTCCTGGTCTACCCGGTACTGACCCGCGATCGGCAGGCCATGGCCGACCTCGTACGCACGGTCCTCGGCCCGCTCAAGGGAGCTCGCGGCGGCGCCCAGCCGCTGATCGAGACCCTCACCGTCTACTTCGACACAGGCTGCGTGTCCGCCGAGGCCGCTCGGCGGCTCTCGCTGAGCGTGCGGGCGCTGACCTACCGGCTCGAACGCATCCACAAGCTCACCGGCGCAGACCCGGCAGACCCCGTTCATCGCTACACCCTCCAAACGGCCGTCATCGGAGCGCGGCTCCTCGACTGGCCGAACCAGGAAGTCTGA
- a CDS encoding alanine/glycine:cation symporter family protein, producing the protein MSLDSMTESVDKAVSGFFEPIAGWLGDVVFYSVPVAGTELPLIVAWLVVAGLVFSTWFGLVQIRKFRLAVDVVRGKYDEKGSAGEVNHFQALTAAVSGTVGLGNIAGVAVAVSIGGPGATFWMILCGLLGMATKFVEVTLGVKYREVHADGTVSGGPMHYLPKGLADRFGKKGRSLGKVLAVLASFMILFFGLFGGNLFQVNQSYAQLVSVAGGENGALGSSAGALFFGILIAALVGIVLLGGIRSIANVTSKLVPAMAGIYIAACLVVILVNVTAVPDAVVTIVEGAFNPEGVAGGVLGALIIGFKRAAFSNEAGLGSAPIAHSAVKTKHPASEGLVALLEPFIDTVIICTMTALTIVIANPASWAEARAGESIGGVTITSDAFGTVLPWFPYILTIAVLLFAISTVLTWGYYCLKAWTHLFGRSKASELTFKVLYTLFAVAGSLLTLQTLIDMADAVLFMLAVINIIGLYLLAPVVKRELNSFLEFVRARKAGQTDDADDDQEPVKTTV; encoded by the coding sequence GTGTCACTCGACTCCATGACCGAATCCGTCGACAAGGCAGTCAGCGGGTTCTTCGAACCCATCGCCGGCTGGCTCGGAGACGTCGTCTTCTACTCCGTACCGGTCGCCGGGACGGAACTCCCCCTGATCGTCGCCTGGCTCGTCGTCGCCGGGCTGGTCTTCTCCACCTGGTTCGGCCTGGTCCAGATACGCAAGTTCCGACTCGCCGTCGACGTGGTGCGCGGGAAGTACGACGAGAAGGGGTCGGCCGGTGAGGTCAACCACTTCCAGGCCCTGACCGCGGCCGTCTCGGGCACCGTCGGCCTCGGCAACATCGCCGGTGTCGCCGTCGCCGTCTCCATCGGTGGTCCCGGCGCGACGTTCTGGATGATCCTCTGCGGTCTGCTGGGCATGGCCACGAAGTTCGTCGAGGTCACCCTCGGGGTGAAGTACCGCGAGGTCCACGCCGACGGCACCGTCTCCGGCGGCCCGATGCACTACCTCCCCAAGGGCCTGGCCGACCGCTTCGGCAAGAAGGGCAGGAGCCTCGGCAAGGTGCTCGCCGTCCTGGCCTCCTTCATGATCCTGTTCTTCGGCCTCTTCGGTGGCAACCTCTTCCAGGTCAACCAGAGCTACGCGCAGCTCGTCTCCGTCGCCGGCGGCGAGAACGGCGCTCTCGGCTCCTCCGCCGGCGCTCTCTTCTTCGGCATCCTCATCGCCGCACTCGTCGGAATCGTGCTCCTCGGCGGCATCCGCTCCATCGCCAACGTCACCAGCAAGCTGGTTCCCGCCATGGCGGGCATCTACATCGCCGCCTGTCTGGTCGTCATCCTCGTGAACGTCACGGCGGTGCCCGACGCGGTCGTCACGATCGTCGAGGGCGCGTTCAACCCCGAGGGTGTCGCCGGCGGTGTCCTCGGCGCACTGATCATCGGTTTCAAGCGCGCAGCGTTCTCCAACGAGGCCGGTCTCGGCTCGGCCCCGATCGCGCACTCCGCGGTGAAGACCAAGCACCCCGCGAGCGAGGGCCTGGTCGCCCTGCTGGAGCCCTTCATCGACACCGTCATCATCTGCACCATGACGGCCCTCACCATCGTGATCGCCAACCCGGCGAGCTGGGCCGAAGCGCGTGCGGGTGAGTCGATCGGCGGCGTCACCATCACCTCCGACGCCTTCGGCACCGTGCTGCCCTGGTTCCCGTACATCCTCACCATCGCGGTGCTGCTCTTCGCCATCTCGACGGTGCTGACCTGGGGCTACTACTGCCTCAAGGCGTGGACGCACCTCTTCGGCCGCAGCAAGGCCAGCGAGCTCACCTTCAAGGTGCTCTACACGCTGTTCGCCGTCGCCGGCTCCCTGCTCACGCTGCAGACGCTGATCGACATGGCCGACGCGGTCCTGTTCATGCTCGCGGTCATCAACATCATCGGCCTCTACCTGCTCGCCCCGGTCGTCAAGCGGGAACTGAACTCCTTCCTGGAGTTCGTCCGCGCCCGCAAGGCCGGCCAGACGGACGACGCCGACGACGACCAGGAGCCGGTGAAGACCACCGTCTGA
- a CDS encoding universal stress protein produces the protein MHDQHAAGSVVVGVVEAEGQEQVALRAAHEATRAGTGLRIMHAAERPSTQGPAEADTGDGTDRADRVIARFSEAVHRQFPGLAVEQELVSGSPAAALIHRSAEATLIVVGHRGTGGFARLPLGSVSLQVATHSRCPVLVLRPSLGTEPSDNRVVVGVDVDDIQPHVMEFALHAADTPGAWLEVVHASTRPELLSTGPTGPLLLGHETRPIAAKDLLEERLGPYRSRYPDVDIRTRVERGRPANLLVDSSRHANVLVVGTHGRTGLRRLMLGSVSGEVLHTAECPVVVVPPPVAEK, from the coding sequence GTGCATGATCAGCACGCGGCCGGATCGGTAGTGGTGGGAGTGGTCGAGGCCGAGGGGCAGGAGCAGGTGGCTCTTCGCGCGGCGCACGAGGCCACCCGAGCCGGTACGGGGCTTCGCATCATGCACGCAGCCGAGCGGCCGTCGACGCAGGGGCCGGCCGAGGCAGACACGGGTGACGGGACGGATCGGGCGGACCGTGTGATCGCCCGTTTCTCCGAAGCGGTCCACCGGCAGTTCCCGGGCCTGGCGGTCGAGCAGGAACTCGTCTCCGGTTCACCGGCGGCGGCGCTCATCCACCGGTCGGCCGAAGCGACGCTGATCGTCGTCGGTCATCGGGGGACGGGAGGCTTCGCCCGGCTGCCACTCGGCTCCGTGAGTCTGCAGGTTGCCACTCACTCCCGGTGCCCGGTCCTCGTCCTCCGGCCCAGTCTCGGCACCGAGCCGAGCGACAACCGGGTGGTGGTCGGTGTGGACGTCGACGACATTCAGCCGCACGTCATGGAGTTCGCCCTGCATGCTGCCGACACCCCCGGTGCCTGGCTGGAGGTCGTCCACGCCTCCACACGGCCCGAACTCCTCAGCACCGGCCCCACCGGCCCCCTTCTCCTCGGCCATGAAACACGACCGATCGCCGCGAAGGACCTGCTGGAGGAGAGGCTGGGCCCTTACCGGTCCCGCTATCCCGACGTGGACATCCGTACACGTGTCGAGCGGGGTCGGCCCGCGAACCTGCTGGTGGACTCCTCACGCCATGCGAACGTACTGGTGGTGGGCACGCACGGTCGCACCGGTCTGCGAAGACTGATGCTCGGCTCGGTGAGCGGCGAGGTGCTGCACACCGCGGAGTGCCCAGTCGTCGTGGTGCCCCCTCCGGTTGCGGAGAAGTGA